CTCGAACGCCTGCACGGCCAGATACGCCACGACCGGGAGGTAGATCACCTTCCCGACGACGATCGGGATCAGGCTGGTGATCCCCGTCAACACCGCGAGCACGAACACCAACGGGATCGTGAGGCCCGCGGGCGCGATCAGGTTGGTGGCCACGTACACCACGCCGGCGAGCACCGCCATCACGCCCACGAACAGCAGGTTGCCGAAGAAGACGGATTCGAGGTCCTCGTCGACCGCCGCGGCGTAGGCGTAGGCGGTGGTGTCGCGCCCGCCTACGAGGGTTCGAAAGCCCTCGGCGAGCTGGTCGTCGTTGGTCAGGAGGAAGTGCGCGAGCGTCAGCGCCAGCCCGACGAGCACGAGCCCGCCGGCGACCCCGCCGAGCACCTGGCTCCCGAGCGTGAACGCGGTCTGGGCGAGCTGACGGGGCTGGCTGATGGCTTGCTGTGGGTTCTGGAGCAGGGTCTGCACCGTCTGTTCCTGTGCCGGCGGCAGCATGCTGAGGTCGAGCGCGCCGCTCGTCCCGTTGCCGAGGCTCACGACGCCCGAGAGCTGCTGGATGATGCTGAGGCCCGTATAGAGCACGAGGGCGATGATCGGCACCACGATCAGGAGGACCGTGAGCCCCGCCGCGATGCCGTCGGAGTCGATGTAGTTCCCGAGCCACCGGCAGATCGGGCGGGTGGCGTAGTAGCCGAAGACCGCGAGCACGACCATGCCGGCGAACGAGGACACCACGAACGCGACGAAGACCGCGAGCACGAACACGAACAGCCACCACCCGAGCCGTGCGCGGCTCGTTGGCGGACCGGTTCTGGTCTCGGACATGGCCGAACATGGAACAGCCGATTCAAACCGTTGTGGCTTGCCGGCCCCCGCTCGACGGTCCGCCGACACCCGTCCCGAACCCTCTTTGTCGGGCGCGTCCGATGGTCCCCCGGCATCACGCCATCAA
This is a stretch of genomic DNA from Halococcus salsus. It encodes these proteins:
- a CDS encoding AI-2E family transporter; its protein translation is MSETRTGPPTSRARLGWWLFVFVLAVFVAFVVSSFAGMVVLAVFGYYATRPICRWLGNYIDSDGIAAGLTVLLIVVPIIALVLYTGLSIIQQLSGVVSLGNGTSGALDLSMLPPAQEQTVQTLLQNPQQAISQPRQLAQTAFTLGSQVLGGVAGGLVLVGLALTLAHFLLTNDDQLAEGFRTLVGGRDTTAYAYAAAVDEDLESVFFGNLLFVGVMAVLAGVVYVATNLIAPAGLTIPLVFVLAVLTGITSLIPIVVGKVIYLPVVAYLAVQAFESGESGAYLFVVGALVVYFLVLDIIPQTFIQPVLTGRQLDAVVIMFAYLLGPILFGWYGFFFLPIAFVAVLEAIRIVLPELVRGEPLTPTVSLGESIGTDPQADREDVTDDATPNVDGTTDEADDQDDS